The following are encoded in a window of Paenibacillaceae bacterium GAS479 genomic DNA:
- a CDS encoding ADP-ribose pyrophosphatase — protein MLKEDKQMSDSQQTGGLPGPEITLSSETKFEGRIITLQVHQVQLPSGATSTREIIRHPGAAAVIAIMDGKLLTVGQYRKPMEKYQVEIPAGKLDPGEDPAVCAARELKEETGVSASSMRLVDAFYTSPGFADEKVYLYVAEGLVQGDSQPDEDEELHVEALTMEQAQDYIERGIIGDAKTLMAVYLWRLSQHTGMIGLRG, from the coding sequence ATGCTCAAGGAGGATAAGCAGATGAGTGATTCCCAGCAAACGGGCGGTCTGCCCGGTCCAGAAATTACGCTTTCCAGCGAAACAAAGTTTGAAGGGCGTATTATTACGCTGCAGGTGCATCAGGTGCAGCTGCCGAGTGGCGCTACATCGACAAGAGAAATCATTCGGCATCCCGGCGCTGCGGCGGTCATTGCCATCATGGATGGTAAACTGCTGACCGTTGGCCAATATCGCAAACCAATGGAAAAATATCAGGTGGAAATTCCGGCAGGAAAGCTTGATCCAGGTGAGGATCCGGCGGTCTGTGCGGCGCGTGAGCTGAAGGAGGAGACAGGCGTCTCAGCCTCGTCTATGCGTTTGGTGGATGCTTTTTATACATCGCCGGGCTTCGCGGATGAGAAGGTGTATCTATACGTTGCAGAAGGGCTCGTTCAGGGCGACAGCCAGCCGGATGAGGACGAAGAGCTGCATGTAGAGGCGCTAACGATGGAACAGGCGCAGGATTATATCGAGCGGGGCATTATCGGCGATGCCAAGACGCTAATGGCCGTTTATTTGTGGAGATTATCGCAGCATACGGGCATGATTGGTTTGCGTGGGTGA
- a CDS encoding tripeptide aminopeptidase, which produces MINRNRLIEEFLELVQVDSETGYESAISELLKAKFSGLGLKLEEDDAAAITGHGANNLFVTLEATGKGDAPVVFFTSHMDTVSPGKGINPRLDEDGYLRSDGTTILGSDDKAGLAAMLEAIRVLKETGAEHGEVQFVITVGEESGLAGARALDRSKLRAEFGYALDSNGEVGSIATAAPSQSRIQIHVTGRSAHAGVNPEDGISAIQVASKAISRMPLGRIDRETTANIGRFEGGGATNVVCEYVKLLAEARSLDKAKLERQIQAMREAVEKTAAEFGATAKLEDELIYPSYNFAPDAPVVQTVADAIHSLGLTPRTFQSGGGSDANVFNGLGVPTVNLGIGYEHIHTTKEQIKADDLVLTAELVTAIIGTTAAQRRSK; this is translated from the coding sequence ATGATTAATCGCAACAGGCTGATTGAAGAATTCTTGGAGCTTGTCCAAGTGGACAGTGAGACGGGGTATGAGAGTGCAATCAGTGAGCTGCTGAAAGCCAAATTCTCGGGGCTCGGATTGAAGCTGGAAGAGGATGATGCTGCGGCAATTACAGGACATGGAGCAAACAATTTGTTTGTTACGTTGGAAGCCACCGGGAAGGGGGACGCTCCGGTCGTTTTTTTCACCTCTCATATGGATACGGTTAGCCCGGGAAAAGGCATTAACCCGCGCCTCGATGAGGACGGCTATCTCCGTAGCGACGGCACGACGATTCTCGGCAGCGACGACAAAGCTGGCCTCGCAGCAATGCTGGAGGCAATTCGCGTGCTGAAAGAAACCGGAGCCGAGCATGGCGAGGTTCAATTTGTTATTACAGTAGGAGAAGAATCCGGCTTGGCCGGAGCCCGGGCGCTGGACCGCTCCAAGCTGCGTGCGGAATTCGGCTACGCCCTTGATTCTAATGGCGAAGTTGGTTCCATCGCGACTGCTGCGCCGTCACAGTCCAGAATCCAAATCCATGTGACGGGCCGCTCCGCTCATGCTGGCGTCAACCCGGAAGATGGTATCAGCGCCATCCAGGTAGCGTCCAAGGCCATCTCGCGCATGCCGCTTGGACGGATTGACCGTGAAACGACAGCGAATATTGGACGTTTTGAAGGCGGCGGAGCAACTAATGTCGTTTGTGAATACGTCAAGCTGCTGGCCGAGGCTAGAAGTCTTGACAAAGCCAAGCTGGAGCGCCAAATTCAAGCGATGAGGGAAGCGGTTGAGAAAACGGCAGCGGAGTTCGGCGCGACGGCGAAGCTGGAGGATGAGCTCATCTATCCGTCCTACAATTTTGCACCCGATGCACCTGTCGTTCAAACGGTTGCCGATGCGATCCACTCGTTAGGTTTAACGCCGCGAACGTTCCAGTCGGGCGGAGGCAGCGATGCCAATGTGTTCAACGGTCTTGGTGTGCCGACTGTCAATCTGGGTATCGGCTACGAGCATATCCATACGACCAAAGAGCAGATTAAAGCGGATGATCTGGTTCTCACAGCGGAACTGGTTACGGCGATTATCGGCACTACCGCGGCTCAGCGCCGCTCCAAATAG